A single Aspergillus puulaauensis MK2 DNA, chromosome 7, nearly complete sequence DNA region contains:
- a CDS encoding uncharacterized protein (COG:S;~EggNog:ENOG410PU8K): MTATLERSLSRTSSVSMPLSPMISFRHDAATPVSESSIAHLHERLSVIDSRLLELRSTVLTKDGYVDRRNREDEHIRREFEANRSISNRIDLNVVALRTDVDQLKSGILQLKSSLGQAGNETVFLRSDVDRLSKNVDQIQADLEHMQTDVCGCRMEISKLHSTISQLRTDLITLQHETSRHLSSVFERFSLIESRMKHSERVRFNSLAHTTHAPITPVPVVEEDGSLLWPEYFPRTVWRFWCLKKRSRVNRLAQLAEFYQLGGYEYWGRMHQTDGMFASDSESSDSSDCPSSLSRVEAVRQFPEAAHQALAATLGLVYYKIRNEVGDNPLSPSQRPPKRQQEEVASVSSSSKQKPVKMPRRPNNLSPTALHRLFTGPSLESKSLTSEESDKLGWNAQSEVSDDAMSKLRGIVSEEVGTILRALERGRLKMKPSRSERMEMSPTGSTGSSRGKAPAKDVEATMASTVATEIVSLAEKRAMQKLEEATIPDTASETTSVSP; the protein is encoded by the exons ATGACCGCCACCCTTGAACGAAGTCTCTCTCGCACATCAAGTGTATCCATGCCTCTATCACCCATGATCTCCTTTCGACATGACGCCGCTACCCCTGTCTCTGAATCCTCCATTGCCCACCTGCACGAACGCCTCTCGGTTATCGATTCTCGCCTTCTCGAACTACGATCAACCGTTCTGACCAAGGACGGCTATGTCGATAGACGCAACCGAGAAGATGAGCATATACGTCGTGAATTCGAAGCCAACCGGTCCATCAGCAACAGAATCGACTTGAATGTGGTCGCTTTACGAACAGATGTCGACCAGTTGAAGTCGGGTATCCTGCAACTGAAATCGAGTTTAGGGCAAGCCGGCAATGAAACCGTCTTTCTTCGCAGCGATGTCGATCGACTCTCCAAGAACGTCGACCAGATCCAGGCCGATCTAGAACACATGCAGACCGATGTATGTGGGTGTCGTATGGAAATAAGCAAACTGCACTCAACGATCAGCCAACTTCGCACGGATCTTATCACCCTGCAGCACGAGACATCGCGGCATCTGAGCTCGGTGTTTGAGCGGTTTTCTCTGATCGAATCGCGCATGAAGCATTCCGAACGCGTTCGATTTAACTCACTGGCTCACACCACTCATGCTCCTATTactcctgttcctgttgttgaagaagatggatcTCTGCTTTGGCCGGAATATTTCCCCAGGACTGTGTGGAGGTTCTGGTGTTTGAAGAAACGCAGTCGGG TCAACCGCTTGGCACAACTTGCCGAATTTTACCAACTTGGTGGATATGAATACTGGGGCCGGATGCATCAGACCGATGGCATGTTTGCCAGCGACAGTGAATCAAGCGATTCAAGTGACTGTCCTTCGAGCCTGTCTCGTGTTGAAGCTGTCCGCCAGTTCCCTGAAGCTGCCCACCAGGCACTGGCCGCTACACTCGGCCTCGTTTACTACAAGATCCGAAACGAGGTTGGAGATAACCCTCTATCCCCTAGTCAACGTCCCCCAAAGCGGCAACAGGAGGAGGTGGCTTCTGTCTCGTCTAGTTCGAAACAGAAGCCCGTTAAGATGCCTCGGCGTCCTAACAACCTCTCTCCCACCGCTCTTCACCGGCTCTTTACTGGACCATCTCTCGAATCCAAATCGTTGACGTCGGAAGAATCCGACAAACTCGGTTGGAACGCGCAGTCCGAGGTCTCTGATGACGCTATGAGCAAGCTCCGCGGCATCGTTTCAGAGGAAGTTGGCACGATTCTCCGCGCTTTGGAACGCGGTCGACTGAAGATGAAACCGAGCAGATCTGAGCGCATGGAGATGAGCCCAACCGGTTCCACCGGCAGCTCTCGTGGCAAAGCCCCTGCCAAAGACGTTGAGGCAACTATGGCCAGCACCGTGGCCACTGAGATTGTTTCTCTTGCCGAGAAAAGGGCAatgcagaagctggaggaagctACCATTCCGGATACCGCCTCAGAAACCACCAGCGTGTCGCCATGA
- a CDS encoding uncharacterized protein (COG:K;~EggNog:ENOG410PUGU;~InterPro:IPR008422,IPR001356,IPR009057,IPR013087;~PFAM:PF00046,PF05920;~go_function: GO:0003677 - DNA binding [Evidence IEA];~go_process: GO:0006355 - regulation of transcription, DNA-templated [Evidence IEA]), with translation MDDWVAPNDTYAGSLQYPHTEDQRGVDAPSTGSWPVEEDMFFDWDALYGIQDPNSSTSQADKTSWPTFDFLHPTEPSLTPLSGGEHVFNEPDITNKPEVLSQAQSVNAPIVPSNFNDVAEWLDGAYHPPNPCDNCRRHRFQCLILRRAPDNPNPVPSCSSCVGLFRPCSFSRRGEKRQPCGFETLSPVLGHLHGVIEEGDEGEDGQRRLDAKETKQFVRKGARVLREWFYQNEHCPYPSEEEKARLAQETGFSRQRISTWFANARRRHKQQRQVGSSTRLYRAGSPMPTSDVAVASMTPMERWQASPPDEEPVPEDVIREALASTSTTSDASRPQSQVGTPSTDPSSICEGSSLASSLSSFGIPPSDASDSSSSAWSFQSGDGPLRSRPYHRRPSSGRRGGRRRVAEDGHYQCTFCTQSFKKKHDWSRHEKSVHLPLDVWICTPNLSELEDGNIPFADCRFCDHQSPTQTHWESHDFRECATKPLPERSFSRKDYLWQHLRKFHGCTRYPVSNLDAWRSSQQEILSRCGFCSVSLPSWAARADHLATHFKDGCRMSQWVGDWGFDATVLASLRNAVLPIQRGVLDMAAT, from the coding sequence ATGGACGACTGGGTGGCGCCTAATGATACCTACGCCGGTTCCCTGCAGTATCCCCATACTGAGGATCAACGTGGGGTAGATGCGCCTTCAACGGGGTCATGGCCGGTCGAGGAGGATATGTTTTTCGACTGGGACGCATTATACGGCATACAGGATCCAAATAGTTCAACCTCCCAGGCGGACAAGACATCGTGGCCGACATTCGACTTTCTACACCCCACTGAGCCATCATTAACTCCGCTATCAGGCGGGGAGCATGTCTTCAATGAACCAGATATCACCAACAAACCTGAAGTCCTCAGCCAGGCACAATCTGTGAATGCACCTATTGTGCCTTCTAATTTCAATGATGTCGCTGAGTGGTTAGATGGGGCTTACCATCCGCCGAACCCGTGCGACAACTGCCGCAGACATCGCTTTCAATGTCTGATCTTGCGACGCGCACCTGATAATCCGAACCCGGTGCCCTCGTGCTCCAGCTGTGTTGGACTATTCCGACCATGCAGCTTTTCCCGACGCGGAGAGAAGCGTCAACCGTGTGGGTTCGAGACGTTGTCTCCAGTTCTAGGCCATCTCCACGGCGTCATTGAGGAAGGGGACGAAGGTGAAGACGGCCAGCGCAGACTCGACGCGAAAGAAACGAAGCAATTTGTCCGCAAAGGAGCGCGTGTATTACGGGAATGGTTCTATCAGAACGAGCACTGCCCGTATCCGtcagaagaggaaaaggcTCGCCTCGCGCAGGAAACGGGTTTTTCGAGACAGAGAATATCAACGTGGTTTGCCAATGCGCGGCGACGGCataagcagcagcggcaggtTGGGTCATCGACTCGCCTGTACCGTGCTGGATCGCCTATGCCGACGAGTGATGTGGCAGTGGCTTCTATGACTCCGATGGAGCGTTGGCAGGCGTCGCCGCCTGATGAGGAGCCTGTGCCTGAGGATGTGATTCGGGAAGCTCTAGCTTCTACATCTACGACCTCAGATGCGTCTCGTCCGCAGAGCCAGGTGGGTACACCGTCCACCGACCCCTCGTCTATTTGCGAAGGGTCCTCACTTGCCTCGTCACTATCAAGCTTTGGTATTCCGCCATCCGATGCGTCTGATAGTAGCTCGTCCGCGTGGAGTTTCCAATCAGGAGATGGGCCACTCCGCTCACGACCATATCACCGACGGCCATCATCTGGACGAAGAGGGGGTCGGAGACGAGttgcagaagatggccatTACCAGTGCACGTTCTGCACGCAGTCATTCAAGAAGAAGCACGACTGGTCGAGACACGAGAAGAGCGTCCACCTCCCACTGGATGTCTGGATCTGCACGCCGAACCTCAGCGAACTAGAAGATGGGAATATACCCTTTGCAGATTGTAGATTCTGCGATCACCAATCTCCGACCCAAACGCACTGGGAGAGCCACGACTTCCGCGAATGCGCTACCAAACCTCTCCCTGAGCGGTCCTTCAGTCGCAAGGACTATCTCTGGCAGCATCTGCGCAAGTTCCATGGATGCACGCGATATCCAGTCTCAAACCTCGATGCCTGGAGGTCCTCGCAGCAAGAAATCCTGAGCCGTTGCGGGTTTTGTTCGGTGTCGTTACCTAGCTGGGCGGCACGAGCGGACCATTTGGCGACGCATTTTAAAGACGGCTGTCGGATGTCGCAATGGGTTGGTGACTGGGGATTTGACGCGACAGTTCTTGCGAGTCTACGGAATGCAGTTCTACCGATCCAACGCGGTGTGCTGGATATGGCAGCGACTTGA
- a CDS encoding uncharacterized protein (COG:E;~EggNog:ENOG410PHTK;~InterPro:IPR002933,IPR001926,IPR036052,IPR011650, IPR036264;~MEROPS:MER0003798;~PFAM:PF00291,PF01546,PF07687;~go_function: GO:0016787 - hydrolase activity [Evidence IEA]), protein MSSRRPIHINPNTTNQSTNYPDTTALTKFHRSLSGYKPTPLTPLPDLARELGVRAVLVKDESNRLGLPAFKVLGASWGCYRAVAAHLELPLTVSLDEMAAKAQAGGVTLFAATKGNHGRAVAFMARTLGVACKIYVSESMDQGTRGRISEEGAQITVIKGDYDQAVLDALRDSKSVQGGAGILVQDTALDGYEEVPGWIVEGYGTMMGEVEEQVSEMGIRPSVMVTPVGVGSLANTVATFCKSREEAISVVAVEPDTAACLQESLLKGELTSIETTGTIMDGMDCGTVSTTAWPNLKRLVDASVTVSCYESHRAVEYLDSQGIGAGPCGAASVAALKRLAAEGSGSLLNKGSVVVLLSTEGPRDYPIPLDVSAEGAVQLTSILTKINSSNPTLSLADGAGETQICNYLQAWFAHRGIESHRVEPVPGRPSVVGVLKGTGGGKSLMFNGHIDTVSLASYEKDALSGTIDTRDGKEVVLGRGSLDMKSGLATALAAMASAKASCSHLHGDVIIAAVSDEEDASQGTRDILAAGWRADAAVIPEPTTEIIAHAHKGFVWVEVDILGVAAHGSNHLGGVDAILHAGWFLRSLEEYGQRLPVDDVLGPATMHCGLIQGGEEASSYPAKCTITVEFRTVPGQTEESIVRDIRTLLEDIQKGNSKFGFAEPRATLCRPAHKISADHPLINKVTECAASVMGSRPSVESVPFWCDAALLSQAGIPSVVFGPSGYGLHGKEEYVEVESVKRLEETFVKLFRDFCA, encoded by the coding sequence ATGTCGTCCCGCCGccccatccacatcaaccccaacaccacaaACCAAAGCACCAACTATCCCGACACAACCGCCCTCACAAAGTTCCACCGCTCGCTATCCGGCTACAAACCAACCCCACTAACCCCCCTGCCAGACCTCGCCCGCGAACTCGGCGTGCGCGCGGTGCTCGTCAAAGACGAAAGCAACCGCCTGGGCCTCCCCGCATTCAAAGTCCTCGGCGCATCATGGGGTTGCTACCGCGCTGTCGCAGCACACCTAGAGTTACCGCTAACCGTCTCGCTGGATGAAATGGCGGCGAAGGCGCAGGCAGGAGGGGTGACACTTTTCGCAGCTACGAAGGGGAATCATGGCCGTGCGGTGGCGTTTATGGCTCGGACGCTGGGGGTTGCTTGTAAGATTTATGTATCTGAGTCTATGGACCAGGGTACCCGGGGAAGGATTAGCGAGGAGGGGGCACAGATTACGGTAATCAAGGGAGACTATGAccaggctgttttggatgCGCTGAGGGATTCGAAGAGCGTGCAGGGCGGGGCCGGGATTCTGGTGCAGGATACGGCGCTGGATGGGTATGAGGAGGTTCCTGGGTGGATTGTGGAGGGGTATGGGACTATGAtgggggaggttgaggagcagGTGTCTGAGATGGGGATAAGGCCGAGTGTTATGGTCACGCCGGTTGGGGTTGGGAGTCTTGCGAATACCGTGGCTACGTTTTGCAAGTCTAGGGAGGAGGCTATCTccgttgttgctgttgagccgGATACGGCTGCTTGTTTACAGGAAAGTCTGCTCAAGGGTGAGTTGACGTCGATTGAGACGACCGGCACGAtcatggatgggatggactGTGGGACTGTCTCTACGACGGCGTGGCCGAATCTGAAGAGGCTGGTGGATGCGAGTGTCACGGTGTCTTGCTACGAGAGTCACCGGGCCGTTGAGTATCTGGATTCGCAGGGCATCGGTGCAGGACCTTGTGGTGCTGCGTCGGTGGCGGCGTTGAAGCGTCTCGCAGCAGAAGGCTCTGGATCGCTGCTCAACAAGGGCTCAGTCGTTGTGCTGTTGAGTACTGAGGGTCCTCGCGACTACCCTATCCCGCTGGATGTTTCTGCCGAGGGCGCCGTCCAGCTGACGAGCATTTTGACGAAGATTAACTCATCCAACCCTACGCTCTCACTAGCAGACGGTGCAGGCGAGACCCAGATTTGCAACTACCTGCAGGCCTGGTTCGCCCACCGCGGGATTGAGTCGCACCGCGTCGAGCCCGTCCCTGGACGACCCTCTGTGGTCGGAGTGCTAAAGGGCACTGGCGGCGGAAAATCACTAATGTTCAACGGACACATCGACACCGTCAGCCTAGCAAGCTATGAAAAAGACGCACTCTCAGGCACGATCGATACTCGAGACGGCAAAgaggtcgtcctcggccGCGGCAGTTTGGACATGAAGAGCGGACTCGCGACTGCCCTCGCGGCCATGGCATCTGCCAAAGCCAGTTGCTCTCATCTGCACGGTGATGTGATAATCGCCGCTGTttcggacgaggaggatgcgtCACAGGGGACCCGGGATATACTAGCTGCCGGATGGAGGGCAGACGCCGCTGTTATCCCCGAGCCCACGACGGAGATCATTGCGCATGCGCACAAGGGTTTCGTATGGGTTGAAGTGGATATCCTTGGTGTAGCCGCTCACGGCTCTAACCATCTTGGAGGTGTTGATGCCATTCTCCATGCTGGCTGGTTCCTGCGATCACTGGAGGAGTACGGCCAGCGACTCCCCGTTGACGACGTCCTGGGCCCGGCAACTATGCACTGCGGCCTGATCCAGGGCGGCGAGGAAGCATCCTCGTACCCCGCAAAATGCACAATCACTGTCGAATTCCGCACAGTCCCCGGCCAGACAGAGGAGTCGATCGTGCGTGACATCCGGACCTTGCTAGAGGACATCCAGAAAGGCAACTCCAAGTTCGGATTCGCGGAGCCTCGGGCAACATTGTGTCGACCGGCTCACAAGATCAGCGCCGACCATCCTCTGATTAACAAGGTCACTGAGTGTGCAGCATCAGTCATGGGCAGCCGGCCTTCAGTCGAAAGTGTGCCGTTCTGGTGTGATGCTGCTCTGCTGAGCCAGGCTGGGATCCCGTCTGTTGTCTTTGGGCCATCCGGGTATGGACTGCATGGCAAAGAGGAGTACGTGGAAGTGGAGAGTGTGAAGCGCCTGGAGGAAACATTTGTCAAATTGTTTCGTGATTTCTGTGCTTAG
- a CDS encoding glycoside hydrolase family 16 protein (CAZy:GH16;~COG:S;~EggNog:ENOG410PJ8X;~InterPro:IPR000757,IPR013320;~SECRETED:SignalP(1-18);~go_function: GO:0004553 - hydrolase activity, hydrolyzing O-glycosyl compounds [Evidence IEA];~go_process: GO:0005975 - carbohydrate metabolic process [Evidence IEA]): protein MTKLGHSLLSGLSFIVSATSIALPPANTTTSRLTSRVPSHFPCDCYLVSGEDPGYFANYKFWDFRDVNLPHNSNASETNTYDPRTSTANLWESETLPLSESLFNTDWQAQSWSRRKTIDSILPIVNSEFNAFFARHPNLPNTTQLVLRTTRLANYSSTAEIESVNGTFFHCSVRVRMRLMSRDAITRKPNDKTPDINKVPRGACAGIFTYRSATCESDLEFLTSDPPNTIHYANQPDYDPDADVIIPGASEVVATVPRPWSAWGTHRMDWFVNKTRWYADGELQADVSVSVPDRPSILAMNLWSDGGVWTGDMKVDESVYMGIEWIEIAYNTSTVGLSPIGTNQRHRNRPSEWRKGGSHQKRQVSGYDAGERCERPCYLDKMQYY, encoded by the coding sequence ATGACGAAACTCGGTCACTCACTGCTCTCTGGTctctccttcatcgtctccgCCACCTCAATTGCTCTCCCTCCAGCCAACACAACCACCTCGCGCCTCACCTCCCGAGTCCCCAGCCATTTCCCCTGTGACTGCTATCTCGTCTCAGGCGAGGACCCAGGCTACTTCGCAAACTACAAATTCTGGGACTTCCGCGATGTCAACCTGCCTCATAATTCCAACGCGAGCGAAACAAACACCTACGACCCCCGaaccagcaccgccaacCTCTGGGAATCAGAAACCCTTCCTCTCTCCGAATCACTCTTCAACACCGACTGGCAGGCCCAGTCCTGGAGCCGCAGAAAGACCATCGACAgcatcctccccatcgtGAACTCCGAGTTCAacgccttcttcgccaggCACCCCAATCTCCCCAATACAACCCAGCTGGTCCTCCGCACCACCCGCCTGGCGAATTACTCTTCCACGGCGGAGATCGAGAGCGTGAATGGGACTTTCTTCCACTGCTCGGTCCGCGTGCGCATGCGGCTTATGTCGAGAGATGCCATCACGCGGAAGCCCAACGACAAGACTCCGGACATCAATAAAGTGCCTAGAGGAGCCTGCGCGGGCATCTTCACATACCGCTCTGCAACGTGCGAGTCCGATCTGGAGTTCCTGACTTCCGATCCCCCGAACACGATCCACTATGCGAATCAGCCGGACTATGATCCTGATGCAGACGTTATTATACCCGGTGCGAGTGAGGTCGTGGCCACGGTGCCGAGACCCTGGTCGGCGTGGGGGACGCACCGTATGGACTGGTTTGTGAACAAGACGCGGTGGTACGCTGATGGGGAGCTGCAAGCGGATGTTTCTGTCAGTGTCCCTGACCGGCCGAGTATCCTGGCCATGAACCTTTGGAGTGACGGTGGGGTATGGACTGGTGATATGAAAGTTGATGAAAGTGTGTATATGGGCATCGAATGGATCGAGATCGCGTACAATACTTCCACCGTGGGCCTCTCGCCGATTGGAACCAACCAGAGGCACCGCAATCGACCGTCGGAGTGGAGGAAAGGGGGTTCCCATCAGAAGAGGCAGGTATCCGGCTATGACGCCGGGGAGAGGTGCGAAAGGCCGTGCTACTTGGATAAGATGCAGTACTATTGA